TGGCGGGCGTTACGACCTTCATGACCATGGCCTACATCCTCTTCGTTAATCCAGCGATCCTCAGCGATGCCATGGGTAAGGAGGCCTTCGACTCCCTCGTCGCCGTCACGGCTTTAGCTGCTGGCTTTGCGACGATTCTCATGGGCCTCTACGCCAAGAAGCCTTTCGCCTTGGCCCCAGGAATGGGCCTCAACGCTTACTTCGCCTACAGCGTTGTTTTGGGCATGGGCTACGACTGGAAGGTGGCTTTAGCTGCCGTCTTCGTCGAGGGCATAATCTTCATCATCCTGAGCGTCACGAAAGTTAGGAGCGCGATCATCCACGCCATCCCACTCAGCCAGAAGTACGCCGTTGGTGCTGGAATAGGCCTCTTCCTTACGCTCATAGGCCTCAACGACGTCGGACTTCTCACAGCTTTCGTCCAGGATGGGGTGCTCAAATTCACAGGCCTGAACGCCACCGCACTGGCGAGCAAGCAGATCCTGCTGTTCTTCTTCGGCCTATTCCTCACCGCGGTTCTTATTGCTCGCCGCATCAAGGGCGCTCTGCTCATCTCCATCATAACCACCAGCATCCTCGGCTGGATTACTGGAGCCGCGCCGTGGCCGGACCAGATTTTCTCAACCCCGGACATAAGCTACACCTTCATGAAGATGGACCTCCAGGGACTGCTCAACGTTGGTGCCCTCGGCGTGATCTTTGCCTTCTTCATGGTGGACTTCTTTGATACCCTCGGAACGGTGACTGGCCTGAGCGCCAAAGCTGGCTTCATAACCAGAGACGGAAAGATACCCGATGCAGAAAAGATACTTCTCACCGATGCCGTCGGCACAACTGTTGGTGCGGTCCTCGGAACCTCAACTGTTACAACCTACATCGAGAGTGCAGCGGGAATAGAAGAAGGCGGCAGAACTGGAATGACTGCCCTGGTTACGGGCTTCCTGTTCTTAGCCATAGGCCTCTTCATTGCCCCGCTGGCCCAGGCCATTCCAGCCTTCGCCACCGCTCCAGCGCTGGTCATAGTGGGTTACTACATGCTCAGCGCCATAAAGGAGGTTGACTTCAGCGACCCAACAGAGGCAATCCCAGCGTTCCTCGTGCTCATAACTATACCCTACACCTACTCAATAGCGGACGGCATAGGAATGGGCTTCATAAGCTACACACTGCTCAAGGTCTTCAGCGGCCGCTGGAAGGAGATCCACCCGCTTATGTACGTCCTCGCCCTGGTGTTCATAGCCTACTTCGCATACCTCGGTGGGGTCATCTAATCCCCACACAATATTTTTTGAAAAGTACGCAGAAGAATCACTCAAGAGCCTCATTCTCTGCCAGCTTTTCTTTAATGAACTGCTTGAGCACGTACGGGCACTGCTCCTGTATGAACTGGGCGAACTCCCTTATCCTCTGCACGGTTATCTCGCTCACATAGTGCTCGAACTGGCAGGCGTCGTGCTCCGCTATCTCAGGGGGTATGCCGAGGATGTCTATGAAGAACTTGGTCAGGAGGAGATGCTTTGAATAGGTCTGTTCGGCAACTTCTTTGCCCTTCTCGGTCAGAAGAATCCTGTCGTACTTCTCATATTCGACCAGACCCTTCTCGCTGAGCTTTTTGAGGGCATCGACGACGCTTGGGGGCTTGACCCTCATCATTTTAGCGATGTCCTTGACGCGTATAACACCCTTGTTCTTGTGGAGGATGTACATGGTCTCGAGGTATTCCTCTTCCCTCTTGCTTATCTCCAACGTCCTCACCGCGTTAGGTTGCCCAAAAATGTTTAAGTAGTTTTCGCTCCTCACAAACTTCGCAAAGGCAAAGTTTGGCCAAAATTAGTCAACTGTTATAAAGTTGGTCTTTAACGTCGCATTCCTAGTTAAGCTACAGGTTTATTTTGGGGTCCTCATTGAAAGGACTATTGAAAGAGTTCCTCCAAAACTGACGCCCTACGGGCGTCATCTTAACTCCGAACCAGCAGGGGATGAACAGTCAAACAAGGAACCCACAAAAACATAACCAACAATTAATGAACGCTCTCTCAAAACTCAGTCATATAAAGCATTCAAAAACTTT
This genomic stretch from Thermococcus sp. CX2 harbors:
- a CDS encoding metal-dependent transcriptional regulator; this encodes MEISKREEEYLETMYILHKNKGVIRVKDIAKMMRVKPPSVVDALKKLSEKGLVEYEKYDRILLTEKGKEVAEQTYSKHLLLTKFFIDILGIPPEIAEHDACQFEHYVSEITVQRIREFAQFIQEQCPYVLKQFIKEKLAENEALE
- a CDS encoding NCS2 family permease, with amino-acid sequence MGWFERYFEFDKYGTDMRTEILAGVTTFMTMAYILFVNPAILSDAMGKEAFDSLVAVTALAAGFATILMGLYAKKPFALAPGMGLNAYFAYSVVLGMGYDWKVALAAVFVEGIIFIILSVTKVRSAIIHAIPLSQKYAVGAGIGLFLTLIGLNDVGLLTAFVQDGVLKFTGLNATALASKQILLFFFGLFLTAVLIARRIKGALLISIITTSILGWITGAAPWPDQIFSTPDISYTFMKMDLQGLLNVGALGVIFAFFMVDFFDTLGTVTGLSAKAGFITRDGKIPDAEKILLTDAVGTTVGAVLGTSTVTTYIESAAGIEEGGRTGMTALVTGFLFLAIGLFIAPLAQAIPAFATAPALVIVGYYMLSAIKEVDFSDPTEAIPAFLVLITIPYTYSIADGIGMGFISYTLLKVFSGRWKEIHPLMYVLALVFIAYFAYLGGVI